TTATGCATCCACACCGGTGACAGctgtggccagaggcattatgttttcgggttgtccgtccgtccgtccgtcccattGTTGTGTATGTGATATCTCTGGAATCCCTGGAGTAAATTTCTTTGACTCAACGATGAACTGAtcagaatttggtggtcaaaggtcaccgtgacctcacaaaacatgtttttggccatacctcaagaattcatatgctaattatgacaatttcacacaaatgtctaacaggataaaacgATGAAGTGATTTAGTGTTTTagattttaaatgtgtttttctggttTCTGTTCATGTCACTTCACTGCAAATatcagtttgttttattttatttatatattttagaaCGAgccaaaatcaaaataaatgaataattaatagatgattcattaaataaataaatatgtcattaaatgtagcaaaaataatattaaaaataaatttagccATTAGTGATTAAATGTGACatatattgatatttctgttttaatttgcttttttatttatttatctttgtattatttcCCTCATTTAttactcttttgtttaatttcccccttatttgtttatttatgtatttatttttaatcattttaaaatttatttatttatgcatttattttatatatatttttgaaaaaatacatttatttttttatgcacgattttccctttgcatttcaccccttatttatttccccaaacttatttatttctgtattcttttctttataccttttactttttacatttctttatgcatttctgcctcattgtgcaaatgatttttgattttgattttggcaggttttgtcctccatatTTTAGTATCACTGTGAACTGAATGtcatttgtgttttggactgttgatcaGAAAAACTCTGGCTTTAGGAAAGTGTGATGGATGTcctttactattttctgacatttatatttccaaatgattaatcaataaaaacaaatgtcagaTGAATTGATCATGAAAATAATGCTTATTTGAAGCCTTGCTGTCAAAGCAGTGAGAACTGTAACTTCAGGCAGGTTGACTGTTATTTATTCTGCAGGGAAACGGAGAGAGACCAAAGAAAACCTCACAAAACTAAATCTATCCTCCTTGAAAAAACGGCTCATTTAAGGTCACATTCCTGATCATTAAaacgtgtgtgttgtgttgtttcagCTGTGTTGAGGTGGATGAAGATGACGCTCCAGATATCGACATATATCACTGTCCAAACTGCGAGAAGACTCACGGCAAATCCACACGTAAGTAGCAGGCTGTAGTGACTGAAGTGTTATttatcttaaagggatagttcaggtgtttctcagtggggttgtgtgaggttcttcttcatagtcagtgtattacctacagtagatgttcttctccatagtcagtgtgttacccacagtagatgttcttcttcatagtcagtgtattacctacagtagatgttcttctccatagtcagtgtattacctacagtagatgttcttcttcatagtcagtgtattacctacagtagatgttcttctccatagtcagtgtattacctacagtagatgttcttcttcatagtcagtgtgttacctacagtagatgttcttctccatagtcagtgtgttacccacagtagatgttcttcttcatagtcagtgtattacctacagtagatgttcttctccatagtcagtgtgttacctacagtagatgttcttcttcatagtcagtgtgttacctacagtagatgttcttcttcatagtcagtgtattacctacagtagatgttcttctccatagtcagtgtattacctacagtagatgttcttcttcatagtcagtgtattacctacagtagaggttcttctctatagtcagtgtattacctacagtagatgttcttcttcatagtcagtgtattacctacagtagatgacggtcggcacgcctccagtttagagaaacagacagaagttactgcacgggagtaaagtaatgtactgctgtggacacctaaaagaatcaatattagtttaagtgtacgctatagttagaatattttcactggtttaccttgccgtcagacagctatgCAGAATatccatactaccatactatttagtaggaaagaaaaagatttagtatgtcacAAAACATAGTTTGTCATATGCTGTATGCttaaaataccaggatgtcctactacattcGGTCGCATATGACCGGCAGTCCTCTGTAGTATGTCCCataaagtatgtgatttggaacgtagTCTTTGTTTCTGACGAGGAACTGAATCAGTtctctatgctctcaccaaagcaaccagactccattgaaaaaacaacaacaataactttaccttgcagaacacgggagttatTCGTCTAccgcctcgatcggttagtttgtttgagttattgtgtgactttggttagatCGGATTCAACAAAGTCACTCAATAGCACAACCcagcggtcagcaacctgcgtctcttcagctcctctccagtggctctctgtggatttataaacatggaaatgaataactgtttttagtttatatttaaatttttatttatcattgttgtaggtctatggtacgacggtacgacggagtattagggccacattgaggaaaaaaataatctgagatttagagaataaagtaataatataataaagtagtaattttacgtgttattttctttttttctcgtaaagttatgactttattctgtaaatctcagatgttcttccctcaatgtggccctaatactccgtagtacattgtccctctggccctcactgcattagactgatatactatatacttagactataaactgtgttaccttcatcacaatgatcacatgttttgcggctccagacagatttatttatttattttttttacttaaaatggCTCTTTTCATAGTAAACTTTGCTGACCCCTCGCctaaacaaactaactgatggaggcagcggtagaccagctacCCCTGTGTTCtgaaaggtaaaattactgtttttatcaatggagtctggtggctttggcgagagcatagatggatgcaacggcttcagttccccgtcgtaaAGGGCTGCctgacggtgaggtaaagcagtgaaaatactctaaatatagcgtacaagTAAACTAATATAGATTTTCTTTAggtgggtctttcttttaggcGTCTAAACTACGTTTAGCTGCTGCTGCCCCCCctcccccgtccacagcagtacatcgctttgctcccgtgttggtactcctgtctgcttctccaaactgggggcgtaccAGCCGTCATCTATGAATACGTAtctacatacaaccccacttcaaaacacccgaactatccctttaacagagaaaggagagaaacaGCTGCcgtggtgatgtcatcacttcatGTCTCTGTCACGTGATGTCAAATTCTCAAAACGGATCAAACTGTTTTCAGGAAAACAagatttgttttgtctgaactgTGTTCTTGGTGAcagttgttttttaatgtttaactttctttctgttcttcagtgaaaaagaaaaagaactgGAACAAACATGACACGGGGCAAGGCACAGATATCAAAGCTGTTCAGAACGGCAGCCAGGTCTTCATCAAGGAGCTCCGCAGTCGGACCTTTCCGAGGTAAACACACATCTTAGACTTTTCTAGTACGACTCGTTGTTGACCTGTCGACACCACAAACAGTCCGATCATGTGAGATAAACCTTCTATGTCACTGAAATACTCCGACTTGACGCTCTCTAATTGGGATCACCTTTAATGGATCTAATTATAATGAAATGAGATGATTCCTCCTCATGTTGATGAGGCCTCTTGGTCAATATTATTCTCAACGTTATGAGTGACTCCACTAGAGGGCACCGTGGGGTCACGTTTCAAGCTCTGCCTTCAGCTCGTCTCACATACTACCGTACTGTAGTAACCCCGGCtcctctcactgtgtgtgtgtgtgtgtgtgtgtgtgtgtgtgttccagcgCTGACGACGTGGTGGTGAAGCTGAGCGGCAGTCAACTGACTCTGGACTACCTGGAGGACGGCGGCTTCAACGAGCCCATCCTGGTCCAGAAGAAGGACGGTCTGGGTCTGTCCATGCCGGCTCCCACCTTCTACATCAGTGATGTGGAGAACTACGTCGGTGAGGACCTCACtgatactactattactactactactactactattactaatactactactgccatTATACTGTATCACTAAATAACTACGGCTGCAGCTGCTTCTTCTACTACTCCTACTTTATCAACTAGTACTGCTATAAGGCTACTACCGCtgttactactattactgcagtattaccaccactgcaactACTCTATAACTACTACTAGTGCTatcactattactactactgctgctactactactactgtaagcGGTAATCACAGTAATCACTGTTATTATGTGATTATAACTTATTCTAAGTGgtcattaaaatattaaatctatGCAAGAACACACAAAATGTTGTGAAATTAATTTTCGCTTTACTGAAAACAAACAACGACCACTTAGAGgaacttataatcacattataacagtgattataatgtgattataaaaAAAGATTAGAATATAATATAGCTATgggaattataataatataaaataaataaataaatacatttaaaaattaaataaaattaaatacatgaataaataaaattaaacagaagagtaaataaataagggaattaatacaaagataaataaataaagaagcacattaaaacacatatttttgtcaattaattaattaattaatggctacatttatttttaatattatttttgctatatttaacgacatatttatttatttatttattcatacatttattttttattttggcatgttGTATCCTCCATACTGTTCCTATTCCCTGTTTTATTCATAATTGACAACTGATAAAAAGacctttgaaagaaagaaaagaagcagaGGATAAAACATGTATTATACCATTTTGTGTTCAGTAGGGGGCGCGTCTGTCCTTTATTTAACGCTCTGGTGTTCAGTGATGAGATCACTTGTTACATATCAACATCAGTCTGCTGCTACAGACACATTTTGTCCTCCAGCTTCCTGTTTAAAGAAAGTCTTTTAGCTTGTAGGCGGTTAGTTTTCCTCCAGCTTGTTTAACcgtgtcctctctgtcctctctgtcctctctgtcctctgtcctctctgtgtcctctgtgtcctctctgtcctctgttgTTGTCTCAGGTCCTGACGTCGGCGTGGACGTCGTGGACGTCACCAAACAGACGGACTGCAAAATGAAGCTCAAAGAgtttgtggattattactacaGCACAAACAGGAAGAAAGTGTTGAACGTCATCAACCTGGAGTTCTCCGACGCCAGGTGCTCGCTCTGTATATTAGACATGAAGTCATAAAGACGACCGCCTGGATAAACTCCTGGTACTgatcatttctttttctgtttctttctggGGACAGGATGAATTCCATCGTGGAGAGTCCACAGATCGTGAGGCGGTTGTCTTGGGTAGAGAACTACTGGCCCGATGACGCTCTGCTCGGGAAGCCCAAAGTCACCAAATACTGTCTGATCTGTGTGAAAGACAGCTACACAGATTTCCACATCGAGTGCGGCGGCGCCTCCGTCTGGTACCACGTCCTAAAGGTCCGTCACACTGCTGGTTAGACCAGCATGTTGAGTCAGAACCAGATGGTGACCCGAGAGTGGATCTTTACTCCTGTccaattgcaaattaatcacacatgttttatctgttctaaatgttccttaaagggagattagtcaaatatttaatcctcttatcaacatgggagtggacaaatatgctgctttatgtaaaagtatgtatatatttattatagtaaatcaatgaacaacacagatcaatgacagatattgatccagaaaccctcacaggtactgcatttagcataaaacaatatgctccaatcataacatgtcaaactgcagcccaacaggcaacaacagctgtcagtgtgtcagtgtgctgacttgactatgacttgccccaaactgcatgtgatgatcataaagtgggcatgtctgtaaaggggagactcgtgggtacccatagaacccatttacattcactgatctggaggtcagaggtcaagggacccctttggacatggacatgacagtttttcctcgccaaaattgtatgcaagtttggagcgttatttaacctccttcatgacctgctagtctgacctggttggtaccgatggactcgtcaggttttatagtttactatgataccaggatcttcactctagctttaaaagcgagccgctacaaccttttaaagacagtaatgttggCCGGGATCACCGCAatcccgcgggtctcagagggtttgatAATTACTTTTTATGGGTGCTGAGATGAAATTTTCAGTTGGATAATTTGTAAAATCCAGTGTACTCTTTCaaagtttctcaacattaccaaccctggCTTTATTACATGTTATTTAACACTTAGAAAAGCTTGTAAAGCATTCATAAGAACAAGTTTTGAGTGACCAGGTTGGCTGGTGTTTATCCTCCTCCAGCACTTTCTGGACCACAATCTGTATTAATGATTAACATTTATAACAGCTGATTTGGTGGCTTATAGGAAAATGAGAACCCCATAAACATTTACAGCATCAATGGATTGGCAGCAATTATTAACTGCATTATTACAGaactacaaccttaaaatcacaagttgcgttaatgcgttacagtaattagtggcgttgatatgaatttgcattaactttgacagccctaaagttaagtaaataaaaaaatatccataCAGGATcttaaaacataaaaagtcAATACTCAAATGAATCAACATTCTCTTGCACCCCGAGTTTATCTGGATCAGGATTTTCTTTCAAGACTAAATGTGGAGAACATTAACCTCCATCTCTCctacgatgatgatgatgatgatgatgatgatgatgatgatgatctgtTTGTGTTCGCAGGGAGAAAAGATCTTCTTCCTCATCAAGCCCACCTCCGCCAACCTGTCTCTGTACGAGCGCTGGAGGTCGTCGTCCAATCACAGCGAGATGTTCTTCGCCGACCAGGTGGACAAGTGTTACAAGTGCACTCTGAAGCAAGGCCAGACGCTGTTCATCCCGTCAGGTCAGAGCTGCTCTCTACTCGGGGTCATATGAATACAGCTGAACGGGATTTAGAAGAACACTTAataataactagaatggcactcggagagcgcagacctccgccaaggtgcctgactttaaaaacagatcccagctcccagctggcggtaccgtgaggtggtcggcttgttattaacacgaaGTGTTTCcatgtaacgtatcggcggatgcctctctcattcagcagccttgttatgtctgtagaacgttacactacgttgtctctcatcccgtcatctaccactttgttctttctcaccgcggacgaacagcagctccacacatccacacacgtatgtctctgctctcagaaggaggcgagGTCAACAcgtcatcagtcacactgcacatgtgttataccctgtggtcttaatgctcaggctgatcagaATCCTTAAGAATGTttctgaatccggatcatgatccggatcgccaccaaaatcgaatggattgttcgttgtgccacaccccacccctccaaacaaTATCAATCAAATCCATCGctgacttttggagtaatcctgcagGTGGATTACAACTCAAAAGTAAATTTCAACAAGGAAtactaatgattttttttccatcatctTTCATTAGAAATATTGAATGAAtctctattctattttatttttgatgGTTGAATTGTGATCGTCTCCTCAGGTTGGATCAATGCAATACTGACTCCGGTCGACTGCCTGGCGTTCTCCGGACACTTCGTCCACAACCTGAGCGTGGAGATGCAGATGAGGTTTGGACACCTGTCTcattacacactcacacatcctTTCTGCTGCCTTGTTGTCGTTGTCATATTTTAATTCTAATCGCTGTGATCCGCCCATTCCTCCTGCAGACACTCATGTCCTCATTTGGAGGATTTAGTTTGTCCTCGGCTGATCTGACCCAGTAGTTTCCACTGCGTCCTCCTCATCATTTAGCTCCAAAAATTCCACCAATCTTGTTTATGAATCCTCCACATTTGGAAATACCTGGTGAATTGCACAGTTTGTTGCAGTAAACCTGTTTTTTAAAGCATGACGATGTTTAGCTGAAACATGTTGCCGTGTGTCCTCAGAGCGTATGATATCGAGAGGCGGCTAAAGGTCAGAACTCTCACCCCCTTCCCCAACTACGAGACGGCGTGCTGGTACGTGGGACGACATCTCCTCGAGAGATTCAAAGGTAAACTCTTTAAATCAGTGGGATGTATTTATAGATGCTTTAATATGTCGTCGTTTAAATTCAGAAGAATTCACGAGaagcagagaaaacacaaacagagtcAGGAGCTCGGCTGCATGTCTGCTGCCCAGATGAGGAGCTGGATGCTCTGATATTATTTCAGTCATTAAGTCGGTGAAGTTCACAGATGATTAGCTTCAGAAGGTTCGGACCGGCTAGAATCACTTGCTCCATTACGAGTCCCGTTTTTTAAACTTCCCCTCAGCTGGACAACTGTTTATGTTTCCACTATTTTCTGTGATGCTCACGACTACACCGTTATTCTCTTTAACGTCAAGGTCAGCAGGAAAAACAGACTCACTGAGTTCTCTGCTGCTAATTCGCCTCGATGTTGTTCATAATTTCCTGCTTTTTTTTGGTTGTAAATCGACTTCAGTTGATCCTCAGATATACAGACAAAGAAATTAAAGAGGAAATCCACATTAAAACTGCATCATTTCACATAAATCAGAGCTGTAGTTGTCGTCTCCAaccaggtgccggtgtctccctgttcactccgggcgcagtcggagacggtaacgtttctcgctgcggagccctgctgcctcagccccggaggctgaagcaggaaaagccaacactagaatcagcattgattcatggagagaccttcgtctggtcagctgacattactgccaagcagctgaaatatagattGATATTGTGGGCCCAACGCTgcctttcgttgacttaacggccacaggtgtcgctgttaagcatttctgaaagttacaaacagtccctttaaataggtTTTATTTCATTGTACTGCGAACACAGGAAACCTGATCTTTCAGTGAAGAATCAGCCTCATCCTGTACTCACTGTAGTTACATCTGACCTTTTAGTGATGCAGCTGATCCAGAGTGAGATGTTGACCGTGTTCCTCGAGAGCTTTAACATGTCACTCGTCTGTTTGGGTTCTCAGCTCTGCTTCATTTTGCTAACAGGACAGTTTGTCCAAACACACTTTCACCAGCTGACAGTTGACTTCACACGGCGTCTCTCCGTCAGCTCGTCTGTCCTCGTGTTTGTTGAGAGGCTTGTTCTCTTCCATCCTGTAAATCTCTGCAGAGCACTGAGCGTATACAGCACGCTGTATTTAACAGGCTTTGACTTCTCAGAGATTAAAAGTCAGGATTCATCCAGTGAGaacatttgcatttctttttttcttcaggtTTACATAAAGCAAACAAGCAGCCAGCGGCGTACCTGATACATGGTGCCAAAATCATCAACGGAGCCTTCAGAGCTTGGACTAAGAAACAGGTATGGATGCgtcaggacaggacaggacaggacaggtgtgtgtgtcaggtgtcTGTTcaagcttttattatgaaaactGATGTCTGTTTTCCTGGTGACAGGCTCTCCTGGAACATGAAGATGAGCTTCCAGAGAACATGAAACCATCGCAGCTCATTAAGGACCTGGCCAAAGAGATCAGACTGTCCGAGGTATTCTGGTTTCATTTGAATATAAACGCGATCAACCGTTCTCTAAAAGATCCTGCTGGTTTTACTCTTTGGTGGCAGTaagaggagacggtgaagatgGTGATGTTGGTCAGACTGCAGGTCAACATCTACTGTGGATATTCATGATCCTTAATGATTCTGATGAGCCCGCCGACTTTTATTGTAGCACCAAAGTCAAGTAAAAGTATTTCTTCATAGTGGTCCATGTCAAGTTACCTTTGAAAACTAATGATTGTGGATATTCATAGTTTTCAGAGTATGAATCCTTTTCTTTTTGGACACTTCATGGATTTCCTTTAGTGCCAAACTCCGGTCGAAATGTAAACTTTGCACACAAAATATCACATAATCTATGAAATCTGCAAGAACATTCATGCtccacttggtcagtgccccttggcatcagataccgacgcacggaggcatcctttagcaactgacgtagtataaagagcatgAAAATCTGCTAAGGGCGggaacaaataaacaaacacaggactttcatcctGGAGACCAATGTTTGTGGCCCGCGTGATTCTAAAAGTaatattgacttattttgtcacatgaGTCAAGTGAGTctctagtcagtgaagttaacgtcaaccacgaccgcttcctaaccctaactaagcggttgtgttgcctaaacctaacttcctgtgaaaacggaggtgtaaatgtgttgttgttgtttttattattttatttattctatttatatatttatttttttatttattcatctatttatatatttatttatttgtctatctatttatttatatatttgtctatttattaattaatttattcatttatttatttatctatctatttatttatctatctatctatttatctatttatttattttgagtgGGGTTAAATTGCAGATTACAAAATTATTGGTCATTTCCCTGCTTTTGTTTCCAGAATGCAACGAAAGCGATTAAGAGCGAGCCCAGCATTAAGGTCCCCCCGGTGGAGGAACCGCCGTCCACCCACTCTGAGCCCGAGGAGCCCGTCTCCCCGGCCCACGTCCCCTCGCCCAGCAGAGACAAAGCCAGAAAGAAAGTCTCCAAACCTCCCAAACCACCCAAACCTCCCAAACCCCCGAAGATGCCCAAGGCCCCCAAGGCCCCCAAGCCCCCCAAGCCCCCGAAGGTGCCGAAGGTcaaggaaggagggaagaagAAAGCGAAGAAGGCCAAAGAGTCGTCGCCGCCTCCCAAACCCTCCAGCTTCGCGGCTCTCGAGTCCCACGCCAAGGACATCTTGAGCAAAATGGACCAGCCGAAGAAGACGAAGGTGAGCGGACGGTCACGTTAGCGGGAATTAAATAGATCTTATTTTGTTTGGAGGATTATTTGCATCCTTTAGTTTTCACTTTACCTGCGCCATTTTGCATCCCTTCCAGCAGAAAGTTTGACCTCTTTATGCAGTAAAAGCATCCCATACAGTAGTCGCTCTCGGATGAATTTTTCTGTTAATGGTATAGTTTTAGTTTTGGGTGTTtgtcagtggggttgtatgaggttcttctccatagtcagtgtgttacctacagtagatgactgtcagcacgcctccagtttggagaaacagacgggaAAACGTATTTTAAACACCTAAAATAAAAGCCtacttaaaaaaatgtatatcagtttaagtgtacattatagttagaatattttcaccactttatctcgccgtcagacagcccgttccgacggggaactgaagccgttgtatccatctatgctctcggcaaagccaccagactccattgaaaaaaactgcatgttattgtgtgactttggtgaatccgtaaccaaagtcacacaataacacaaacaaaccaatcgaggcagcgttagaccagcaaccccctgTGTTCTGCCAGGTAAAGATTTATGTCTTtttcagtggagtctggtggctttggcgagactTTCCCCGTCAGAAATGgtgaagcggtgaaaatattctaaatctagcgtacacttaaactgatattgattctttaCGTTGTGCTGCTgcccccccgtccacagcagtacattactttactCCTGTGccgtaactcctgtctgcttctctaaacTGGAGGCATGttgactgtcatctactgtaggtaacacactgactacagagaagtagctcatacaaccccactgagaaacaccagaactatccctttaataactTGCGTCTTTCTCCAGGCTGTGAAGAACGTCCTGAGTATATCAGAGAAGGAAATATCAAAGCAGAACAACGTGGAGAAGTTTGAAATGAGagagcagaacaaaaacaagactGAAGCTAAGTGGAAGTATAAGGTATGAGCTGGTTTTAATCTAATGGCTGCTTGTTACGggc
This portion of the Sebastes fasciatus isolate fSebFas1 chromosome 1, fSebFas1.pri, whole genome shotgun sequence genome encodes:
- the phf2 gene encoding lysine-specific demethylase phf2 isoform X3, which codes for MATVPVYCICRLPYDVTQFMIECDNCKDWFHGSCVEVDEDDAPDIDIYHCPNCEKTHGKSTLKKKKNWNKHDTGQGTDIKAVQNGSQVFIKELRSRTFPSADDVVVKLSGSQLTLDYLEDGGFNEPILVQKKDGLGLSMPAPTFYISDVENYVGPDVGVDVVDVTKQTDCKMKLKEFVDYYYSTNRKKVLNVINLEFSDARMNSIVESPQIVRRLSWVENYWPDDALLGKPKVTKYCLICVKDSYTDFHIECGGASVWYHVLKGEKIFFLIKPTSANLSLYERWRSSSNHSEMFFADQVDKCYKCTLKQGQTLFIPSGWINAILTPVDCLAFSGHFVHNLSVEMQMRAYDIERRLKVRTLTPFPNYETACWYVGRHLLERFKGLHKANKQPAAYLIHGAKIINGAFRAWTKKQALLEHEDELPENMKPSQLIKDLAKEIRLSENATKAIKSEPSIKVPPVEEPPSTHSEPEEPVSPAHVPSPSRDKARKKVSKPPKPPKPPKPPKMPKAPKAPKPPKPPKVPKVKEGGKKKAKKAKESSPPPKPSSFAALESHAKDILSKMDQPKKTKNSKPDSLLKMEEECRFDRTPLSGNKDRFSFTMSHKKMLGSKTLKPQTNSSVFGSLQNLKEDKTKPVRDEYEYVSDEGELKIDEFPIRRKKNTVKRDLSFLSDIKEPIQPAKKPKFQPLVAKTVESSDEETLHIDTEAKPEVKGRNSKVKKKTGSAAGILDLLQASKQVGGIDYSANSQPPASPSTQEAIQGMLSMANLSSSDSLQQPWSNSQSKGNSQSKGNSQGAQAGKKAGGRGGGGGGGNNSKRPTKRLPKKPRKSSSIESLDYDDDQDHMDACFKDSDYVYPSLESEEDNPVFKSRSKKRKSSDDTPYSPTARVGPSVPRQERPARDGARVASIETGLAAAAAKLSHQEEQQKSKKKKKSTKKKAVVIEEPPKISQDSSSPEHNADSQDGSLTDHEFNTGTVKSPGGPQPMAPGVFLSQRRPSMSSPNNSTNSTSTTNSSSVAKGERAVSADAKAKRLKKGMATAKQRLGKILKIHRNGKLLL
- the phf2 gene encoding lysine-specific demethylase phf2 isoform X1: MATVPVYCICRLPYDVTQFMIECDNCKDWFHGSCVEVDEDDAPDIDIYHCPNCEKTHGKSTLKKKKNWNKHDTGQGTDIKAVQNGSQVFIKELRSRTFPSADDVVVKLSGSQLTLDYLEDGGFNEPILVQKKDGLGLSMPAPTFYISDVENYVGPDVGVDVVDVTKQTDCKMKLKEFVDYYYSTNRKKVLNVINLEFSDARMNSIVESPQIVRRLSWVENYWPDDALLGKPKVTKYCLICVKDSYTDFHIECGGASVWYHVLKGEKIFFLIKPTSANLSLYERWRSSSNHSEMFFADQVDKCYKCTLKQGQTLFIPSGWINAILTPVDCLAFSGHFVHNLSVEMQMRAYDIERRLKVRTLTPFPNYETACWYVGRHLLERFKGLHKANKQPAAYLIHGAKIINGAFRAWTKKQALLEHEDELPENMKPSQLIKDLAKEIRLSENATKAIKSEPSIKVPPVEEPPSTHSEPEEPVSPAHVPSPSRDKARKKVSKPPKPPKPPKPPKMPKAPKAPKPPKPPKVPKVKEGGKKKAKKAKESSPPPKPSSFAALESHAKDILSKMDQPKKTKAVKNVLSISEKEISKQNNVEKFEMREQNKNKTEAKWKYKNSKPDSLLKMEEECRFDRTPLSGNKDRFSFTMSHKKMLGSKTLKPQTNSSVFGSLQNLKEDKTKPVRDEYEYVSDEGELKIDEFPIRRKKNTVKRDLSFLSDIKEPIQPAKKPKFQPLVAKTVESSDEETLHIDTEAKPEVKGRNSKVKKKTGSAAGILDLLQASKQVGGIDYSANSQPPASPSTQEAIQGMLSMANLSSSDSLQQPWSNSQSKGNSQSKGNSQGAQAGKKAGGRGGGGGGGNNSKRPTKRLPKKPRKSSSIESLDYDDDQDHMDACFKDSDYVYPSLESEEDNPVFKSRSKKRKSSDDTPYSPTARVGPSVPRQERPARDGARVASIETGLAAAAAKLSHQEEQQKSKKKKKSTKKKAVVIEEPPKISQDSSSPEHNADSQDGSLTDHEFNTGTVKSPGGPQPMAPGVFLSQRRPSMSSPNNSTNSTSTTNSSSVAKGERAVSADAKAKRLKKGMATAKQRLGKILKIHRNGKLLL
- the phf2 gene encoding lysine-specific demethylase phf2 isoform X2 — its product is MATVPVYCICRLPYDVTQFMIECDNCKDWFHGSCVEVDEDDAPDIDIYHCPNCEKTHGKSTLKKKKNWNKHDTGQGTDIKAVQNGSQVFIKELRSRTFPSADDVVVKLSGSQLTLDYLEDGGFNEPILVQKKDGLGLSMPAPTFYISDVENYVGPDVGVDVVDVTKQTDCKMKLKEFVDYYYSTNRKKVLNVINLEFSDARMNSIVESPQIVRRLSWVENYWPDDALLGKPKVTKYCLICVKDSYTDFHIECGGASVWYHVLKGEKIFFLIKPTSANLSLYERWRSSSNHSEMFFADQVDKCYKCTLKQGQTLFIPSGWINAILTPVDCLAFSGHFVHNLSVEMQMRAYDIERRLKVRTLTPFPNYETACWYVGRHLLERFKGLHKANKQPAAYLIHGAKIINGAFRAWTKKQALLEHEDELPENMKPSQLIKDLAKEIRLSENATKAIKSEPSIKVPPVEEPPSTHSEPEEPVSPAHVPSPSRDKARKKVSKPPKPPKPPKPPKMPKAPKAPKPPKPPKVPKVKEGGKKKAKKAKESSPPPKPSSFAALESHAKDILSKMDQPKKTKAVKNVLSISEKEISKQNNVEKFEMREQNKNKTEAKWKYKNSKPDSLLKMEEECRFDRTPLSGNKDRFSFTMSHKKMLGSKTLKPQTNSSVFGSLQNLKEDKTKPVRDEYEYVSDEGELKIDEFPIRRKKNTVKRDLSFLSDIKEPIQPAKKPKFQPLVAKTVESSDEETLHIDTEAKPEVKGRNSKVKKKTGSAAGILDLLQASKQVGGIDYSANSTQEAIQGMLSMANLSSSDSLQQPWSNSQSKGNSQSKGNSQGAQAGKKAGGRGGGGGGGNNSKRPTKRLPKKPRKSSSIESLDYDDDQDHMDACFKDSDYVYPSLESEEDNPVFKSRSKKRKSSDDTPYSPTARVGPSVPRQERPARDGARVASIETGLAAAAAKLSHQEEQQKSKKKKKSTKKKAVVIEEPPKISQDSSSPEHNADSQDGSLTDHEFNTGTVKSPGGPQPMAPGVFLSQRRPSMSSPNNSTNSTSTTNSSSVAKGERAVSADAKAKRLKKGMATAKQRLGKILKIHRNGKLLL